One genomic region from Streptomyces sp. NBC_00582 encodes:
- a CDS encoding DUF503 domain-containing protein gives MYVGTLSFDLLLGDVHSLKEKRSVVRPIVAELQRKYAVSAAEVDHQDLHRRARIGLAVVSGDAEHLTDVLDRCERLVAARPEVELLSVRRRFHGEDD, from the coding sequence ATGTACGTGGGGACTCTGTCCTTCGACCTCCTCCTCGGCGACGTCCACTCGCTGAAGGAGAAGCGCTCCGTCGTCCGCCCCATCGTCGCCGAGCTCCAGCGCAAGTACGCGGTGAGCGCGGCCGAGGTCGACCACCAGGACCTCCACCGCAGGGCCCGCATAGGCCTCGCCGTGGTCTCCGGTGACGCGGAGCACCTGACCGACGTACTGGACCGGTGCGAACGGCTCGTCGCCGCCCGCCCGGAGGTGGAACTGCTGTCGGTCAGACGCCGTTTCCACGGCGAGGACGACTGA
- the truB gene encoding tRNA pseudouridine(55) synthase TruB, with product MNRKSTAPDGLVIVDKPSGFTSHDVVAKMRGIARTRRVGHAGTLDPMATGVLVLGVERATKLLGHLALTEKEYLGTIRLGQTTLTDDAEGEITASVDASQVTRDAVDAGIAKLTGAIMQVPSKVSAIKIDGVRSYKRAREGEDFEIPARPVTISSFAVYDVRDAVAEDGTPVLDLVVSVVCSSGTYIRALARDLGADLGVGGHLTALRRTRVGPYKLDAAKTLDQLQQELTVMPVAEAAAAAFPRWDVDARRARLLTNGVRLEMPEEYAGVGAVAVFDPEGRFLALVEEQKGKAKSLAVLS from the coding sequence ATGAACCGCAAGTCCACCGCGCCCGACGGCCTCGTCATCGTCGACAAGCCGTCGGGTTTCACCTCCCACGACGTCGTGGCCAAGATGCGCGGCATCGCCAGGACCCGCCGCGTCGGCCACGCCGGGACCCTCGACCCCATGGCGACCGGCGTCCTCGTCCTCGGTGTGGAGAGGGCGACCAAGCTCCTCGGTCACCTCGCCCTCACCGAGAAGGAGTACCTCGGCACGATCCGCCTCGGCCAGACGACCCTGACCGACGACGCCGAGGGCGAGATCACCGCCTCCGTCGACGCCTCCCAGGTCACCCGGGACGCCGTCGACGCCGGGATCGCCAAGCTCACCGGCGCCATCATGCAGGTGCCGTCCAAGGTCAGCGCCATCAAGATCGACGGCGTACGGTCGTACAAGAGGGCCCGCGAGGGCGAGGACTTCGAGATCCCGGCCCGCCCGGTGACCATCTCCTCCTTCGCCGTGTACGACGTCCGCGACGCCGTCGCCGAGGACGGCACCCCCGTCCTGGACCTGGTGGTGTCGGTCGTCTGCTCCTCCGGCACCTACATCCGGGCCCTCGCCCGCGACCTGGGCGCCGACCTCGGCGTCGGCGGCCATCTCACCGCCCTGCGCCGCACCCGCGTCGGCCCCTACAAGCTGGACGCGGCGAAGACCCTCGACCAGCTCCAGCAGGAGCTGACCGTGATGCCGGTCGCCGAGGCCGCCGCGGCCGCGTTCCCCCGCTGGGACGTGGACGCCCGGCGGGCCCGGCTGCTCACCAACGGCGTCCGGCTCGAGATGCCCGAGGAGTACGCGGGCGTCGGCGCCGTCGCCGTCTTCGACCCGGAGGGCCGCTTCCTGGCGCTGGTCGAGGAGCAGAAGGGCAAGGCCAAGAGCCTCGCCGTACTGAGCTGA
- a CDS encoding ferritin-like domain-containing protein: MTGSSAGPSKESKDNGELTALQAALAAEHAAVYGYGVVGGRIGAARRTEAQAGYDAHRARRDALVREVRDLGAEPVAASAAYALPFPVADAAAAVRLAAELEERVAGVYSDLVRAAGDQRRREAAGALREAAVRAVRWRGGSVAFPGLAERAGTDAATSGAPAAPTA; the protein is encoded by the coding sequence ATGACGGGGTCGAGCGCGGGGCCGAGCAAGGAGAGCAAGGACAACGGGGAACTGACCGCGCTGCAGGCGGCGCTGGCCGCCGAGCACGCCGCCGTCTACGGGTACGGCGTCGTCGGCGGGCGGATCGGCGCCGCTCGGCGCACGGAGGCGCAGGCCGGGTACGACGCGCACCGGGCGCGCCGGGACGCGCTGGTGCGCGAGGTGCGCGATCTGGGCGCCGAGCCGGTCGCAGCGAGCGCCGCGTACGCGCTGCCGTTCCCGGTGGCGGACGCTGCTGCCGCGGTGCGGCTCGCCGCCGAGTTGGAGGAGCGGGTGGCCGGGGTGTACTCGGACCTGGTGCGGGCAGCCGGTGACCAGCGGCGCCGTGAGGCCGCCGGGGCGCTGCGGGAGGCGGCGGTGCGGGCGGTGCGCTGGCGCGGCGGGAGCGTAGCCTTCCCTGGGCTCGCCGAGCGGGCCGGTACGGACGCGGCGACCTCCGGAGCTCCGGCGGCGCCGACGGCGTGA
- the nusA gene encoding transcription termination factor NusA encodes MDIDMSALRGLVREKEISFDLLVEAIESALLIAYHRTEGSRRHARVELNRETGHVTVWAKEDPEDLEEGQEPREFDDTPSGFGRIAATTAKQVILQRLRDAEDDATLGEYAGREGDIVTGVVQQGRDPKNVLVDIGKLEAILPVQEQVPGETYQHGLRLRSYVVRVAKGVRGPSVTLSRTHPNLVKKLFALEVPEIADGSVEIAAIAREAGHRTKIAVRSTRSGLNAKGACIGPMGGRVRNVMGELNGEKIDIVDWSDDPAEMVANALSPARVSKVEVVDLAARSARVTVPDYQLSLAIGKEGQNARLAARLTGWRIDIRPDTEQASE; translated from the coding sequence GTGGACATCGACATGAGTGCCCTGCGGGGCTTGGTACGGGAGAAGGAGATCTCCTTCGACCTGCTGGTCGAGGCGATCGAGTCGGCCCTCCTCATCGCCTACCACCGCACCGAGGGAAGCCGCCGACACGCGCGCGTGGAGCTCAACCGGGAGACCGGGCATGTGACCGTGTGGGCGAAGGAGGACCCCGAGGACCTCGAAGAGGGCCAGGAGCCCCGTGAGTTCGACGACACCCCGTCCGGCTTCGGCCGTATCGCCGCCACCACCGCCAAGCAGGTGATCCTGCAGCGGCTGCGCGACGCCGAGGACGACGCGACGCTCGGCGAGTACGCCGGCCGCGAGGGCGACATCGTCACCGGAGTGGTCCAGCAGGGCCGCGACCCCAAGAACGTGCTCGTGGACATCGGCAAGCTCGAGGCCATCCTGCCCGTGCAGGAGCAGGTCCCCGGCGAGACCTACCAGCACGGCCTGCGCCTGCGGTCGTACGTCGTTCGGGTGGCGAAGGGCGTACGCGGTCCCTCGGTCACGCTTTCGCGTACCCACCCCAATCTGGTGAAGAAGCTCTTCGCGCTGGAGGTGCCGGAGATCGCCGACGGGTCCGTCGAGATCGCCGCCATCGCCCGTGAGGCCGGCCACCGCACCAAGATCGCCGTACGGTCCACCCGTTCGGGCCTGAACGCCAAGGGCGCCTGCATCGGCCCCATGGGCGGCCGGGTGCGCAATGTGATGGGCGAGCTGAACGGCGAGAAGATCGACATCGTCGACTGGTCGGACGACCCGGCCGAGATGGTGGCCAACGCGCTGTCCCCGGCCCGGGTCTCCAAGGTCGAGGTGGTGGACCTCGCGGCCCGCTCCGCGCGCGTGACCGTCCCGGACTACCAGCTCTCCCTGGCGATCGGCAAGGAGGGCCAGAACGCCCGCCTCGCCGCCCGCCTCACGGGCTGGCGGATCGACATCCGCCCGGACACCGAGCAGGCGTCCGAGTAG
- the rbfA gene encoding 30S ribosome-binding factor RbfA: protein MADNARAKRLADLIREVVAQKLQRGIKDPRLGSHVTITDTRVTGDLREATVFYTVYGDDEERAAAAAGLESAKGILRSEVGRAAGVKFTPTLAFVADALPDNARTIDDLLDKARAADAKVREASAGAGYAGGADPYKKPGDDETDDTAE, encoded by the coding sequence GTGGCCGACAACGCGCGCGCCAAGAGGCTGGCGGACCTCATCCGAGAGGTGGTGGCGCAGAAGCTGCAGCGCGGGATCAAGGACCCGCGGCTCGGTTCCCACGTCACCATCACGGACACCAGGGTCACAGGTGACCTCCGGGAGGCGACCGTCTTCTACACCGTGTACGGCGACGACGAGGAGCGGGCGGCGGCCGCCGCCGGCCTGGAGAGCGCCAAGGGCATCCTGCGCTCCGAGGTCGGCCGTGCCGCCGGGGTGAAGTTCACGCCCACGCTGGCCTTCGTCGCCGACGCCCTCCCGGACAACGCCCGCACCATCGACGACCTTCTCGACAAGGCGCGTGCCGCCGACGCGAAGGTGCGCGAGGCGTCCGCGGGCGCCGGGTACGCCGGCGGGGCCGACCCGTACAAGAAGCCCGGTGACGACGAGACGGACGACACCGCCGAATGA
- the rimP gene encoding ribosome maturation factor RimP yields the protein MSTTQSERLRELLEPLVTSQGLDLEEIAVDSVGRKRVLRVVVDSDTGADLDQIADVSRALSAKLDETDAMGAGEYTLEVGTPGAERSLTEHRHYVRATGRLVRFQLTEGGELTARILQVDDDGLDLEVPGVKGRKAQARRVGFPDIEKARVQVEFNRKDQDVKDEKEEEA from the coding sequence ATGAGCACCACCCAGAGCGAGAGGCTGCGAGAGCTCCTGGAACCGCTCGTCACCTCCCAGGGCCTGGATCTCGAAGAGATCGCCGTGGACTCCGTGGGCCGCAAGCGCGTGCTGCGTGTCGTCGTCGACTCCGACACCGGGGCGGACCTGGACCAGATCGCCGATGTGAGCCGCGCGCTCTCGGCGAAGCTCGACGAGACGGACGCGATGGGCGCGGGCGAGTACACCCTCGAGGTCGGCACCCCGGGCGCGGAGCGCTCCCTCACCGAGCACCGCCACTACGTGCGCGCCACCGGCCGGCTGGTGAGGTTCCAGCTCACCGAGGGCGGCGAACTGACCGCCCGGATCCTGCAGGTCGACGACGACGGCCTCGACCTCGAAGTGCCCGGCGTGAAGGGCCGCAAGGCCCAGGCCCGCAGAGTCGGCTTCCCGGACATCGAGAAGGCCCGCGTGCAGGTCGAGTTCAACCGCAAGGACCAGGACGTCAAGGACGAGAAGGAAGAGGAGGCGTAG
- the infB gene encoding translation initiation factor IF-2 — MAKVRVYELAKEFGVESKVVMAKLQELGEFVRSASSTIEAPVVRKLTDAFQGGGGKSAKPAPRKAAPKPGAPSPAQAARPAAPRPAAPRPAAPQAPTTPAAPAASSAPAPATPGPRPVPGPKPAPRPAPAAPEFTAPPSAPAAPQAPRPASQGPRPGAPRPGARPGGPGQGQQDRGDRGQRPAAAQGPRPGGAGAPRPGGARPAGPRPGNNPFTSGGNAGMARPQAPRPQGGPRPGGPGGAPGAGPRPQAPGGQGGGPRPQAPGGPRPSPAGMPRPQGAGPGGPRPGGPRPNPGMMPQRPAAGPRPGGGPGGGRGPAGAGRPGGGGRPGGGGFAGRPAGPGGGARPGGGGGFAGRPGGGGPGGGGGGFGGGGGRPGFGGRPGGPGGRGGTQGAFGRPGGPARRGRKSKRQRRQEYEAMQAPSVGGVMLPRGNGETIRLSRGASLTDFAEKINANPASLVAVMMNLGEMVTATQSVSDETLQLLAGEMNYEVQIVSPEEEDRELLESFDIEFGEDEGDESDLVVRPPVVTVMGHVDHGKTRLLDAIRKTNVIAGEAGGITQHIGAYQVATEVNDEERKITFIDTPGHEAFTAMRARGAKSTDIAILVVAANDGVMPQTVEALNHAKAADVPIVVAVNKIDVEGADPTKVRGQLTEYGLVAEEYGGDTMFVDISAKQGLHIDALLEAVILTADASLDLRANPHQDAQGISIESRLDRGRGAVATVLVQRGTLRVGDTMVVGDAYGRVRAMLDDNGNNVAEAGPSTPVQVLGLTNVPGAGDNFLVVEEDRTARQIAEKRAARERNAAFAKRTRRFSLENLDAALKAGEVQQLNLIIKGDASGSVEALESSLLQLDVGEEVDIRVLHRGVGAVTESDIDLAMGSDAIVIGFNVRAAGRAQQMAEREGVDVRYYSVIYQAIEEIEAALKGLLKPEYEEVELGTAEIREVFKSSKLGNIAGVLIRSGEVKRNTKARLIRDGKVVAENLNIEGLRRFKDDVTEIREGFEGGINLGNFNDIKIDDVIATYEMREKPRV, encoded by the coding sequence GTGGCTAAGGTCCGGGTATACGAACTCGCCAAGGAGTTCGGCGTGGAGAGCAAGGTCGTCATGGCCAAGCTCCAGGAACTCGGTGAATTCGTCCGTTCGGCGTCTTCCACCATCGAAGCGCCCGTAGTCCGCAAACTGACTGACGCCTTCCAGGGCGGCGGCGGCAAGTCCGCCAAGCCCGCCCCGCGCAAGGCCGCCCCCAAGCCTGGTGCGCCCTCTCCGGCGCAGGCGGCCCGTCCGGCCGCCCCGCGTCCGGCCGCCCCCAGGCCCGCCGCGCCCCAGGCGCCCACGACTCCGGCCGCTCCCGCGGCCTCGTCGGCCCCCGCGCCGGCGACCCCGGGCCCGCGTCCCGTGCCCGGCCCCAAGCCCGCGCCGCGTCCGGCGCCCGCCGCCCCGGAGTTCACCGCTCCGCCGTCGGCCCCGGCCGCCCCGCAGGCTCCCCGCCCGGCCTCCCAGGGCCCGCGCCCCGGCGCGCCCCGTCCCGGTGCCCGCCCCGGTGGACCCGGTCAGGGCCAGCAGGACCGCGGTGACCGCGGCCAGCGTCCGGCCGCCGCCCAGGGCCCGCGCCCCGGTGGTGCCGGTGCCCCGCGTCCGGGCGGTGCCCGTCCGGCCGGTCCGCGTCCGGGCAACAACCCCTTCACCTCCGGCGGCAACGCCGGTATGGCGCGTCCGCAGGCGCCCCGCCCGCAGGGCGGCCCGCGTCCCGGCGGCCCCGGCGGCGCTCCCGGCGCCGGTCCCCGTCCGCAGGCCCCCGGTGGCCAGGGCGGCGGTCCTCGTCCGCAGGCTCCGGGCGGTCCGCGTCCCTCGCCGGCCGGTATGCCGCGTCCGCAGGGTGCGGGCCCCGGCGGTCCGCGTCCCGGCGGTCCGCGTCCGAACCCCGGCATGATGCCGCAGCGTCCCGCTGCCGGCCCGCGTCCCGGCGGTGGCCCCGGCGGCGGCCGTGGCCCGGCCGGAGCCGGCCGGCCCGGCGGTGGCGGGCGTCCGGGAGGCGGCGGCTTCGCCGGCCGTCCGGCCGGTCCCGGCGGCGGTGCCCGTCCGGGTGGCGGCGGCGGCTTCGCCGGTCGTCCCGGTGGCGGTGGCCCCGGCGGCGGTGGCGGCGGCTTCGGTGGCGGCGGTGGCCGTCCCGGCTTCGGCGGCCGTCCCGGCGGTCCCGGTGGCCGTGGTGGCACGCAGGGCGCCTTCGGCCGTCCCGGCGGTCCGGCCCGTCGTGGCCGCAAGTCGAAGCGTCAGCGTCGCCAGGAGTACGAGGCCATGCAGGCCCCGTCCGTCGGCGGTGTGATGCTGCCGCGCGGCAACGGCGAGACGATCCGTCTCTCCCGCGGCGCGTCGCTCACCGACTTCGCGGAGAAGATCAACGCCAACCCGGCGTCGCTCGTCGCGGTCATGATGAACCTCGGCGAGATGGTCACCGCGACCCAGTCCGTCTCCGACGAGACCCTCCAGCTCCTCGCGGGCGAGATGAACTACGAGGTTCAGATCGTCAGCCCGGAGGAGGAGGACCGCGAGCTGCTCGAGTCCTTCGACATCGAGTTCGGCGAGGACGAGGGCGACGAGTCCGACCTGGTGGTCCGTCCGCCGGTCGTCACCGTCATGGGTCACGTCGACCACGGTAAGACCCGACTGCTCGACGCCATCCGCAAGACGAACGTCATCGCGGGCGAGGCCGGCGGCATCACCCAGCACATCGGTGCCTACCAGGTCGCGACCGAGGTCAACGACGAAGAGCGCAAGATCACCTTCATCGACACCCCGGGTCACGAGGCGTTCACCGCCATGCGTGCGCGTGGTGCGAAGTCGACGGACATCGCGATCCTCGTGGTCGCGGCGAACGACGGCGTGATGCCCCAGACCGTCGAGGCGCTCAACCACGCCAAGGCGGCCGACGTCCCGATCGTGGTCGCGGTCAACAAGATCGACGTCGAGGGCGCCGACCCGACCAAGGTGCGCGGTCAGCTCACCGAGTACGGCCTGGTGGCCGAGGAGTACGGCGGCGACACCATGTTCGTCGACATCTCCGCCAAGCAGGGTCTGCACATCGACGCCCTCCTCGAGGCCGTCATCCTCACCGCGGACGCCTCGCTCGACCTGCGGGCCAACCCGCACCAGGACGCGCAGGGCATCTCGATCGAGTCCCGTCTCGACCGCGGCCGCGGTGCCGTGGCGACGGTCCTCGTCCAGCGAGGCACCCTGCGGGTCGGCGACACGATGGTCGTGGGCGACGCCTACGGTCGCGTGCGCGCCATGCTCGACGACAACGGCAACAACGTGGCCGAGGCGGGTCCCTCGACGCCGGTCCAGGTCCTCGGCCTGACCAACGTCCCGGGCGCCGGCGACAACTTCCTCGTGGTCGAGGAGGACCGTACGGCCCGCCAGATCGCCGAGAAGCGTGCGGCCCGCGAGCGCAACGCGGCCTTCGCCAAGCGCACGCGCAGGTTCTCCCTGGAGAACCTGGACGCGGCGCTGAAGGCCGGCGAGGTCCAGCAGCTGAACCTGATCATCAAGGGCGACGCGTCCGGATCGGTGGAAGCCCTGGAGTCCTCCCTGCTCCAGCTGGACGTCGGCGAAGAGGTCGACATCCGCGTCCTGCACCGCGGCGTCGGTGCGGTCACGGAGTCGGACATCGACCTGGCCATGGGCTCCGACGCGATCGTCATCGGCTTCAACGTCCGGGCAGCCGGCCGTGCGCAGCAGATGGCGGAGCGCGAAGGCGTCGACGTGCGCTACTACTCGGTCATCTACCAGGCGATCGAGGAGATCGAGGCGGCCCTGAAGGGTCTCCTCAAGCCGGAGTACGAAGAGGTCGAGCTCGGTACGGCGGAGATCCGCGAGGTCTTCAAGTCGTCCAAGCTGGGCAACATCGCCGGTGTCCTCATCCGCTCGGGCGAGGTCAAGCGCAACACCAAGGCGCGCCTCATCCGCGACGGCAAGGTGGTCGCGGAGAACCTCAACATCGAGGGCCTGCGTCGCTTCAAGGACGACGTCACCGAGATCCGCGAAGGGTTCGAGGGCGGTATCAACCTCGGCAACTTCAACGACATCAAGATCGACGACGTCATCGCGACGTACGAGATGCGCGAGAAGCCGCGGGTGTAG
- a CDS encoding YlxR family protein, which produces MSGRTHAGACPERTCVGCRKRAAKTELLRIVAIKDACVPDPRGTLPGRGAYVHPALVCLDQAVRRRAFTRALRAPGALDTKALRQYVEQTTVADRATP; this is translated from the coding sequence GTGTCTGGCCGGACGCACGCCGGAGCATGCCCTGAACGCACCTGTGTGGGGTGCCGGAAGCGAGCGGCCAAGACGGAGCTGCTGCGCATCGTGGCGATCAAGGACGCTTGCGTCCCCGATCCTCGCGGTACGCTGCCCGGCCGGGGTGCGTACGTGCACCCCGCACTGGTCTGTCTCGACCAGGCGGTGCGCCGCCGGGCGTTCACGCGGGCGTTGCGCGCCCCGGGAGCGCTCGACACAAAGGCGTTGCGCCAGTACGTCGAGCAGACGACAGTTGCCGATCGGGCAACACCGTAA
- a CDS encoding serine protease, producing the protein MAGRGPWTDEDDPGVHITPADPPPHQPPGEAHPADCLVLLRDLAGRPRGTGFVADHLGTVVTSHEVVDGLPRLVLYGAGDRACAVTADAVTPLPELNLALVRTEGLGTPPLPVTARETVETGSYVRLAAGCWREARVLGATRVTYPAGNRRHPIDGAVELAIGTAGRDALRLGGAAGGPVLDAATGAVVAVLGTALRSGDREAGFAVPLRPAAPGPLAELLARNAATVPAYGADLNLAGVLELTATSVASDGPPGTLRAHPGGPRASTVTPVERAAPAREFAAFAAGPTAVLGLVGAPGSGRTTELAALAARRARGPQPAPTLWLRGADLREDDDSIADAARRALTRAARIVAAAHPGRREPGGPPAPPADLGDIRPDRLARLAHAAGRPLLLLLDGPEEMPPVLAHRLADWTEGTARWLRRTGARLTVACRAEYWERAGTVFPPEMLYDGTQPREESVGALPPCVPLGDLTPDEARTARARYGVPDTALGGPDARHPLMIRLLSEIRAALPDPPPDHPVDRHDVLSAHLDLMCLRVAVRLAAENGLRGTAVRRLAAKVSGQVHEAARRSLGPGQGELDRASFEAVFPWGPAPARLGGGTGWASAVLTEGLLVPAGGGYRFAHEELADWIQGVHLDLDEALRALVHRRRTPEAGPPVPVPHHRIGPVVHALLLLGRQQGAPQLLARLQQLLCALGSEGESWWAARLLAETLLRVPDATPYAEVLRLLADRIATAEGERTVRRPEFGPAFWTRLALPPDLRLDLLRRLVLADTAPEGVGAPRYLDAVARLLVGDTTAVQRCLTRWFDDERPLPATPHATVATAAQALLHTHRHRAPDDLTEVLVGCGHRRADELLAVLAEDEPSALCRAVHRWAHDERPARRIAALAYSRRTAPYATRDADRVLLRHAALTVLSRPDDHTLHGGALALLVRDPETRDHHLPQALERFAAGDPRLPAGDLLTALETHPGPVLDAVRARLDSPAASGTLRALADATPPALAHEVAAVVREAVRRRPDTAGDVAAYVDRRLDQGPAARAVLLPLVTGLLAAGGPEQVRAALAGVLLAPGTPGSRPLRRELLEFLLLHEHTPAVLDAVLHAAPQRGGEELRALVHRTGLLLARTPDGATRFDRGLVELARHLPGFAARATGWFTETPGDWAVLVGPGARRTLEDLAGVRVPA; encoded by the coding sequence ATGGCGGGACGGGGCCCGTGGACGGACGAGGACGACCCCGGTGTGCACATCACCCCCGCCGACCCGCCCCCGCACCAACCACCCGGCGAGGCCCACCCCGCCGACTGTCTCGTCCTGCTGCGCGACCTCGCGGGCCGCCCGCGCGGCACCGGCTTCGTCGCCGACCACCTCGGCACGGTCGTCACCAGCCACGAGGTCGTGGACGGCCTGCCCCGGCTCGTCCTGTACGGCGCCGGGGACCGCGCGTGCGCCGTGACCGCCGACGCGGTCACCCCGCTCCCGGAGCTGAACCTGGCCCTCGTGCGCACCGAGGGCCTCGGCACGCCCCCGCTGCCGGTGACCGCCCGGGAGACCGTCGAGACCGGGTCGTACGTCCGGCTGGCCGCGGGCTGCTGGCGGGAGGCCCGGGTGCTGGGCGCGACGCGGGTGACGTACCCGGCCGGCAACCGCCGCCATCCGATCGACGGTGCCGTGGAGCTGGCGATCGGCACCGCGGGCCGGGACGCGCTGCGGCTCGGGGGCGCGGCCGGCGGACCCGTGCTCGACGCGGCGACGGGGGCGGTCGTCGCGGTCCTGGGCACCGCCCTGCGCTCCGGCGACCGCGAGGCCGGCTTCGCCGTCCCCCTGCGCCCCGCCGCCCCCGGCCCGCTGGCCGAGCTGCTCGCCCGCAACGCGGCGACCGTGCCCGCGTACGGAGCCGACCTCAATCTCGCGGGCGTCCTGGAGCTCACCGCGACCTCGGTCGCCTCGGACGGCCCGCCCGGCACCCTCCGCGCACACCCGGGCGGCCCCCGCGCAAGCACCGTGACCCCGGTCGAACGCGCGGCGCCCGCCCGGGAGTTCGCCGCCTTCGCCGCCGGCCCGACGGCCGTCCTCGGCCTGGTCGGCGCACCGGGCAGCGGCCGTACGACGGAACTCGCGGCCCTCGCCGCCCGCCGTGCCCGCGGCCCGCAACCCGCCCCCACCCTCTGGCTGCGCGGCGCCGACCTCCGCGAGGACGACGACTCGATCGCCGACGCGGCCCGCAGGGCGCTGACCCGCGCCGCCCGTATCGTGGCCGCCGCGCACCCCGGGCGCCGGGAACCGGGCGGGCCGCCCGCGCCGCCCGCCGACCTCGGCGACATCCGCCCCGACCGCCTGGCCCGCCTCGCGCACGCCGCCGGGCGCCCGCTGCTCCTGCTGCTGGACGGCCCCGAGGAGATGCCGCCCGTCCTCGCCCACCGGCTGGCCGACTGGACCGAGGGCACCGCGCGGTGGCTGCGGCGGACGGGCGCACGGCTGACGGTGGCCTGCCGCGCCGAGTACTGGGAGCGGGCCGGGACCGTGTTCCCGCCCGAGATGCTGTACGACGGCACACAGCCCCGCGAGGAGAGCGTCGGCGCGCTGCCGCCCTGCGTCCCGCTCGGCGACCTCACCCCGGACGAGGCGCGCACCGCCCGCGCCCGGTACGGCGTCCCCGACACCGCGCTCGGCGGCCCCGACGCCCGGCACCCGCTGATGATCCGGCTCCTCTCCGAGATCCGCGCCGCCCTGCCGGACCCCCCGCCCGACCACCCCGTCGACCGCCACGACGTCCTCTCCGCCCACCTCGACCTGATGTGCCTGCGCGTCGCCGTCCGCCTCGCCGCCGAGAACGGCCTGCGCGGCACCGCCGTCCGCCGGCTCGCCGCGAAGGTCTCCGGTCAGGTCCACGAGGCCGCCCGCCGCAGCCTGGGGCCCGGACAGGGCGAGCTGGACCGGGCGTCCTTCGAGGCCGTGTTCCCCTGGGGACCCGCGCCCGCCCGCCTCGGCGGCGGCACCGGCTGGGCCTCCGCCGTCCTCACCGAGGGACTGCTGGTGCCCGCCGGCGGCGGCTACCGCTTCGCCCACGAGGAACTCGCCGACTGGATCCAGGGCGTCCACCTCGACCTCGACGAGGCCCTGCGCGCCCTCGTCCACCGCCGCCGCACCCCCGAGGCCGGCCCTCCCGTCCCCGTCCCGCACCACCGCATCGGCCCCGTCGTCCACGCCCTGCTCCTCCTCGGCCGCCAGCAGGGCGCCCCGCAACTCCTGGCCCGCCTGCAGCAGTTGCTGTGCGCGCTGGGGAGCGAGGGGGAGTCCTGGTGGGCCGCCCGGCTGCTCGCCGAGACCCTGCTGCGCGTCCCGGACGCCACCCCGTACGCGGAAGTCCTCCGGCTGCTCGCCGACCGGATCGCCACGGCGGAGGGCGAACGCACGGTCCGGCGTCCCGAGTTCGGCCCCGCCTTCTGGACCCGACTCGCCCTTCCCCCCGACCTCCGCCTGGACCTGCTACGCCGACTGGTCCTCGCCGACACGGCCCCGGAGGGCGTCGGTGCCCCCCGTTACCTGGACGCCGTCGCGCGTCTCCTCGTCGGCGACACCACCGCCGTACAGCGGTGTCTCACCCGGTGGTTCGACGACGAGCGACCGCTGCCCGCGACCCCGCACGCCACGGTCGCGACGGCCGCGCAGGCGCTGCTGCACACGCACCGGCACCGCGCGCCGGACGACCTCACCGAGGTCCTCGTCGGCTGCGGCCACCGGCGGGCCGACGAGCTGCTCGCCGTGCTCGCGGAGGACGAGCCGTCCGCGCTCTGCCGCGCCGTCCACCGCTGGGCCCACGACGAGCGGCCCGCCCGGCGGATCGCGGCGCTGGCGTACTCCCGGCGCACCGCCCCGTACGCGACCCGTGACGCCGACCGGGTCCTGCTGCGCCACGCGGCCCTCACCGTGCTCTCCCGCCCCGACGACCACACCCTGCACGGTGGCGCGCTCGCCCTCCTCGTCCGGGACCCCGAGACCCGCGACCACCATCTGCCACAGGCGCTGGAGCGGTTCGCGGCGGGCGATCCGCGGCTTCCGGCGGGCGACCTGCTCACCGCGCTCGAGACCCACCCCGGACCCGTCCTGGACGCCGTCCGGGCCCGGCTGGACAGCCCCGCCGCTAGCGGCACCCTGCGCGCGCTCGCCGACGCCACCCCGCCCGCGCTCGCCCACGAGGTCGCCGCCGTCGTCCGGGAGGCGGTACGACGGCGGCCGGACACCGCCGGAGACGTGGCCGCGTACGTCGACCGCCGCCTGGACCAGGGGCCGGCCGCCCGCGCCGTACTCCTTCCGCTGGTCACCGGTCTGCTGGCGGCCGGAGGCCCCGAGCAGGTGCGGGCCGCGCTGGCCGGTGTGCTGCTCGCCCCCGGCACCCCCGGCTCCCGCCCGCTACGGCGCGAGCTGCTGGAGTTCCTGCTGCTCCACGAGCACACACCGGCCGTCCTGGACGCCGTCCTGCACGCGGCCCCGCAGCGCGGCGGCGAGGAACTGCGCGCGCTCGTCCACCGCACCGGCCTGCTCCTGGCCCGCACCCCGGACGGCGCGACCCGCTTCGACCGCGGCCTGGTCGAGCTGGCCCGCCACCTCCCGGGCTTCGCCGCCAGGGCGACCGGCTGGTTCACCGAGACACCGGGGGACTGGGCGGTCCTGGTGGGCCCGGGCGCCCGGCGCACCCTGGAGGACCTGGCGGGGGTCCGGGTCCCCGCCTGA